A stretch of DNA from Takifugu rubripes chromosome 15, fTakRub1.2, whole genome shotgun sequence:
gaggagagaatggtTGGGGAAGCGAGGGTAAACCCCCTTTTGCGCTTCATTGCACAGTCAAATGTGCACCTATGGAACACGTGATCttctttggtgttttatttttaaatgttgaccATGACAGCACAACCACACGATACGTCTTTCAGGCTACAGTTGtggcacacgcgcgcacacccCTGAGGGGACTGTTTCCAATAACAGCGTGCAGCTCTCCTGACATCTGCAGGGACCGTCTTCTTtgtgctgaagcagcagcacgaAAAAACATGAGCGGAGGTGGTTTATGGTCCCAGCATCAGCTTCTCTCAAGCGGTTCTTGACCTACTGCTGCTTTGGAAATTCCTGCTTTGACCCCCATTTCAGTACTTTAGTCTGATTTTAATAAACTGGGCAGtatttgggtgtgtgtgtgttgggggtggggggggggggggggggggggggggaggaggtagGGCTGAGACAACACTACCCCCTGTTGGTCAACTTACatagagaaacacacacagcaggctcTGAGTGTGTTTGCTGATTAGGTGGTGGGCAGATTATGATGTTCAACCTAAATTCCATGTCAGTTGACTAAGAACAACGTAAAGAGAACCAGGCTGGTAATCAAACCAAGGTCAGTCTACCACCGTTGGCTCTCATCAGAATCAAATCCGATTTTCATGAATTGCACCTCCAGGGCACTTTTTAGTGTGGCCCTGAGGAACTCCATGACTAACCCCAGTAGGAGGAGCTTAATTCAAATGGAATAGTCAAATGATGCCAAATAAATAAGATTGCACTGAATTCATATTGGCAACATTAGCATTTTCAAACATCCCTTaggtcaggggtcggcaacctgCGGCTCTCGAGCTGCATttggctctttagcgccgccctagtggctccctggatcTTTTTCAAAAATcggaaaatggaaaaaggtggtgtgaatacattttttgttttaatataatttcagtaggaagaaaaacatgaaaagttTTCTAATGCCGTAAAAATGTGTACAAtaattatttaatttcaacatctcattacaatgtaagttaaacttaaaggaCGATCATACAGCAGAGTAGTcatgtggtgcgtcattctctccaggatgctcgttTTGTATTTGTAGTCCACCTATTATTTTGAAAGTAagctaatatagctaatatagacacttacagcatgtgttgccttcataataaggcttatataaggcttttcattttttgtggctccagacagatttgtttttttggtccaaaataactctttcaacattttgggttgccgacccctgcctTAGGTTTTTCTAAGTTTTCTTTCTCAGGGCCTTTTGTGTGAACGTGTTCTGGACAGGGGTGTTCTCCATGTTCCAAACACATGACTCTAAATTAGCTCTTCCTGTATTTCTGCCTCTGCGAGAAGCTTCCAGCACCAACGGCGGCCCCGCTGGTTTCAACTCTGTGATAACAGAAACATGTTTTAAGTGACTTGGAGTGAGCTGCCTATACTGCAGAACCTAGACCATTCCTTTTGCTCATTCCCAACTGCCAACTTCAGCACCGTCtttcttttgtcatttcatTTGAAGCAGCTgccaggaaggggaggagatTCCATCTACAAGAGTTAGCAAATCACATATTTGCCCTTTCAGGACCCCTCTGCTCTGTGTAGGACTCACATTTGTTCCTTCTGGTTGGTATTTTTGCTTCAGGGGGCCACAGCAATCAGAAGTGGATTAATAATATGAGTGAGTGTCCAAGATGAAGAAAGAACTGAAGCATAAAGGAATATGGGGAACATGGAAATGGGCTTTGAACCAATCAGAGCCACAACGTGTGCGCCTATTCAACCGGACTTGCTCGGGCCTGAATGGTTGAATGATTGATTccaaaaaatgaattaattCATTTTGTTGTGTTAAAAAAGtgcaaaggcaaaaaaaaagtatttttaccTTATTTTATTAAGTATGtaaaaatacaatataaaataaaaataacaatcaTTACCAGGAACACATGAGAGTTTGGAAGGCCAAAACAAGCTTGTGGAAATTGGAACTCCTGCTGGGAGTTCATTCATTGAATGGTGAGAAATGGGAGCtgctggtttaaaaaaaaacaaaaaaactttcAGTGCTGATACCTGTAATAAACAGAGCCAAATGACATAGACACCTGAAGAATCCAAGCTGGAATAGAaatcttttaaacaaatctgcTGCCAGCTTTTCTAGCCCGCCCCCCCCATgttaaaaaaaccccccaaaaaacagaacTGTAAGCTCTGCCCCTTGCCCAGTGTTGCAGGACAGGCTTGATATCTCAACTGACCTTCCTCAAAAgtctccttgtcctcctcctgctgtgtctTCAAGAACATTGGAGAGTTGTGGCCACATGATAGGTCTGAGTCTTCATCCGGCGCCTCATCTCTCTTATCATCTGACACACAGCCAAAGGGTAACAGCAGTACACAGTGGTCCAGTCCTCACACACGCTGCCCTGCTGGGACACACTCATGACCCCATCCAGTAGCAAATAGCAGCAGCTCCCCCTTGACTCACTGGTTTTTGCCCTGCTCACCTGGATCTTGTACCTCTCCCTGATACCGACTCTCATGGCAAAGGTGGATCCTGGTAGTAAAGGCAAGCACAGACATTCGCCAAACTGGTGGGCCAAACTCAGATCCAAACAGCACGGCACCAGAGCTCCCAGAATACCTGCGAGCGCAAGAGCAGTTTGTTTGTGAGGTTGATGGTTTGAAGCAGTTAGGCTGTGATTGTAATTTTACCGCTTTGTCCCGTACATGTAGTCTTGTCTCCACAGGCGTCAAACAGGCTACTGCTCCAGTCTCCCCCCGTCTgcgtgatggtggtgatggtggtggaggtggtgccgAGGCCAGGCTGTGTGAGCACTGGGTCCGTCGGTGCTCGGACGCTCTTTGACATCACATTATCTTCACTTTCTGCCGCAGAGCCCCccacttcctctttcctcttgcGAACATCAATGAGTGAAAGTTCTGGTCTGTAATGACAATTTTAATGAATGCTGTTCTAAAATTAGTCCTATGGTCTGCAAAGTTGTCACTCAACCTCTGAACCAGTCTGATCCTTTCTAGAGGAGAAAATGACATCTCACTTTTAGTGCAAACTGAGAAAAATACAAATCAAACTTTCAAATTTAGGACAAATGGCTAATTTTCACCCTAACAGATGCAAATGTGCAGGATTAAAATGCACAACTAGATTTTGTTGTCACTGACAGCACTGAAAAGACTTACTGGTGCGTAAATTTGGTTGGCTCCataaagagaagctgctggtaTCCAGTAGGGTGAGGTCTGGAGGTGAAAGAGGAGATGGTGAGAGGGCTGTAAGC
This window harbors:
- the plac8l1 gene encoding cornifelin homolog A; amino-acid sequence: MEPTKFTHQPELSLIDVRKRKEEVGGSAAESEDNVMSKSVRAPTDPVLTQPGLGTTSTTITTITQTGGDWSSSLFDACGDKTTCTGQSGILGALVPCCLDLSLAHQFGECLCLPLLPGSTFAMRVGIRERYKIQGSVCEDWTTVYCCYPLAVCQMIREMRRRMKTQTYHVATTLQCS